From a single Nostoc edaphicum CCNP1411 genomic region:
- the polA gene encoding DNA polymerase I produces the protein MSETFTSATATRPTFILVDGHSLAYRSYFAFAKGRDGGLRTKTGIPTSICFGFVKCLLEVMATQQPEAMAIAFDLAEATFRHEADETYKADRPETPEDFIPDLENLHELLNGFNLPFFTAPGFEADDVLGTLAQRVTAAGYRVKILTGDRDLFQLIDSDKEITVLNFSPDALKRSTNSITEFESEQVKEKMGVLPSQIVDFKALCGDKSDNIPGVKGIGEKTAVQLLNTYGSLENVYAALDEIKGATQKKLAAGKEDAEKSRYLATIVLDVPIEFDLEDCKLKGFDTSVLSPILEKLEFKSFLGRINDLQKRFGGKVEEKQEAKTDVSNSKFINSEFSADEDNDLWFFSASDTAAVPQQSTSPITPHIINTEAKLTELVKILQKFTNPETPVAWDTETTDLEPRDAELVGIGCCWGTQPDEVAYIPVGHKTGENLHKDLVLEVLRPILESADYPKALQNAKFDRLVLRCQGIKLAGVVFDPMLASYILNPDSSHNLMDLSQRYLGLIAKSYLDLVPKGKTIADIDIPAVADYCGMDAYSTFGLVAKLREELDNFPALSKLLVEVEQPLEAVLAQMEYTGVRINSAYLQELSQHLETELARLKEQATEIAGENFNLGSPKQLSQILFEKLGLSTKHSRKIQTGFSTDAATLERLQEDDNTGFVEAIIEYRTLSKLKSTYVDALPALVRPDTQRVHTDFNQAATSTGRLSSSNPNLQNIPIRTAFSRQIRKAFLPEAGWLMVAADYSQIELRILAHLSQEPILVQAYQQNEDVHTVTARLVFEKENITSEERGMAKTINFGVIYGMGSLRFSRSTGIDKNIANEFIKRFNERYPKVFGYLERVKKEAIALGYVETIFGRRRYFDFTNNSLRKLKGSNPEDIDLSKLKNLGAFDAGLLRSAANAPIQGSNADIIKIAMVRLHEVLKNYQARLLLQVHDELVFEIPPDEWEELQLQIKSVMENAVQLSVPLLVDARVGENWMETK, from the coding sequence ATGTCTGAAACTTTCACTTCTGCAACTGCAACACGCCCCACGTTCATCCTCGTAGATGGACACTCCTTGGCTTATCGTTCATACTTTGCTTTCGCCAAAGGGCGAGATGGAGGATTGCGTACCAAAACGGGGATTCCTACCAGTATATGTTTTGGTTTTGTGAAGTGCCTGTTAGAGGTAATGGCAACACAACAGCCCGAAGCAATGGCGATCGCTTTTGATTTGGCTGAGGCAACTTTTCGCCACGAAGCTGACGAGACTTATAAAGCCGATCGCCCGGAAACGCCAGAAGACTTCATTCCCGACTTAGAAAACCTGCATGAGTTGCTGAATGGCTTCAATCTACCCTTTTTCACTGCCCCTGGTTTTGAGGCTGATGATGTTTTAGGAACCTTAGCACAGAGAGTAACTGCTGCTGGGTATAGGGTAAAGATACTGACTGGCGATCGCGATTTATTTCAACTAATCGACTCTGACAAAGAAATCACTGTTCTGAATTTTAGTCCAGATGCCTTAAAACGCTCTACAAATAGCATCACGGAATTTGAATCAGAACAAGTAAAAGAGAAGATGGGCGTTTTACCTTCACAAATTGTTGATTTCAAAGCTCTTTGTGGTGATAAATCAGATAATATTCCTGGTGTCAAGGGAATTGGGGAAAAAACAGCAGTGCAGCTGCTAAATACCTATGGTTCTCTTGAGAATGTTTATGCTGCGTTAGATGAAATTAAAGGTGCAACTCAGAAAAAACTGGCAGCGGGTAAAGAAGATGCCGAGAAGTCTCGCTATTTGGCAACCATAGTTTTAGATGTTCCTATAGAATTTGATTTAGAAGATTGCAAATTAAAAGGCTTTGATACAAGTGTCTTATCACCAATTTTAGAAAAATTAGAGTTCAAGTCTTTTTTAGGCAGGATAAACGACCTTCAAAAGCGTTTTGGTGGCAAAGTTGAAGAAAAGCAAGAAGCTAAAACAGACGTAAGCAATTCCAAGTTTATTAACTCAGAATTCAGCGCTGATGAAGATAATGATTTGTGGTTTTTCAGTGCTAGTGATACAGCAGCAGTTCCACAACAATCGACTTCCCCAATTACACCACATATCATCAATACCGAAGCTAAATTAACTGAGTTAGTGAAAATTTTGCAAAAATTCACTAATCCAGAAACACCCGTTGCTTGGGACACTGAAACCACGGATTTAGAACCAAGAGATGCTGAGTTAGTAGGAATTGGTTGCTGTTGGGGAACGCAACCAGATGAAGTAGCTTATATTCCTGTGGGGCACAAAACTGGGGAAAATTTGCATAAAGATTTGGTGCTAGAAGTATTACGCCCAATTCTCGAAAGTGCCGATTATCCCAAGGCTTTACAGAATGCCAAATTTGACCGCTTAGTTCTCAGGTGTCAAGGAATTAAATTGGCGGGAGTGGTGTTTGATCCCATGCTGGCAAGTTACATTTTAAATCCAGATTCAAGTCATAATTTGATGGATTTGTCGCAGCGATATTTGGGATTGATAGCTAAAAGTTACTTAGATTTAGTTCCTAAAGGTAAAACTATCGCTGATATAGATATTCCCGCCGTCGCAGATTACTGCGGTATGGATGCTTATTCTACCTTTGGTTTAGTAGCAAAATTGCGTGAGGAACTGGATAACTTTCCAGCTTTGTCTAAGCTATTAGTGGAAGTGGAACAGCCACTAGAAGCGGTTTTAGCCCAAATGGAATACACGGGTGTTCGGATTAATTCAGCTTATTTGCAAGAACTTTCGCAGCATTTAGAAACAGAGTTAGCTAGGTTAAAAGAGCAAGCAACTGAAATAGCTGGGGAAAATTTTAACTTAGGTTCTCCTAAACAATTGAGCCAAATATTGTTTGAAAAGCTGGGGTTAAGCACCAAACATTCTCGTAAAATACAAACGGGCTTCTCTACAGACGCAGCAACACTAGAAAGACTTCAAGAAGATGATAATACTGGGTTTGTTGAGGCGATCATTGAGTATCGCACTCTATCCAAATTAAAGTCTACTTATGTTGATGCATTACCTGCATTAGTGCGTCCAGATACGCAGCGGGTGCATACTGATTTTAATCAAGCAGCAACATCAACTGGTAGGTTATCTTCTTCTAATCCGAATTTACAAAATATTCCTATTCGTACAGCATTTAGTCGCCAAATTCGTAAGGCGTTTTTACCAGAAGCGGGTTGGTTAATGGTGGCTGCTGATTACTCACAAATTGAATTACGAATATTGGCTCATTTGAGTCAAGAGCCGATATTAGTGCAAGCATATCAGCAAAATGAAGATGTTCACACTGTTACCGCGCGATTAGTTTTTGAGAAAGAAAATATAACCTCGGAAGAACGAGGGATGGCAAAAACTATCAATTTTGGCGTGATTTATGGAATGGGTTCTCTCAGGTTTTCGCGCTCAACTGGGATAGATAAGAACATTGCCAACGAGTTCATTAAGCGGTTTAATGAACGATATCCAAAAGTTTTTGGATATTTGGAGCGAGTCAAAAAAGAAGCGATCGCTCTGGGTTATGTAGAAACTATTTTCGGTCGCCGTCGTTATTTTGACTTTACTAATAACAGTTTACGCAAATTAAAAGGCAGTAACCCAGAAGATATTGATCTGAGCAAGTTGAAGAATTTGGGTGCTTTTGATGCGGGTTTATTACGCTCTGCTGCTAATGCACCAATTCAAGGTTCCAACGCTGATATTATCAAAATTGCAATGGTAAGATTGCATGAGGTTTTGAAGAACTATCAGGCGCGTTTGTTATTGCAAGTTCACGATGAATTAGTGTTTGAAATTCCCCCTGATGAGTGGGAAGAATTACAACTGCAAATTAAGTCGGTGATGGAAAATGCAGTCCAGTTGAGTGTGCCTTTGCTGGTGGATGCACGTGTCGGTGAAAATTGGATGGAGACGAAGTAA
- a CDS encoding ABC transporter substrate-binding protein, translating into MLRRWLVSTLAILLSIVLVACTTANTQQPQTKVENTTEATNTNSQQLPKGSAKRVVALSSLSADIISRLDKTKIVGITGSKLFNNDSRFKDIPRVSEGQSPPNLEKVVALKPDLVIGAEGFSNIPIQRLQQLGIPTLLTKVNSWESLEEVTKTLAKSINADPQPLLNRYKTFLPEKPTQSFSTLALVSRQPILAPNKNSWAGDLLVKFQAKNIAADLQGKSPVGGYVTLSAEKVLEANPEVIILVNPPQGNSEVALLDSLKKEPFWQQLQATKNKRVYVFDYFGLVNPGSIDAIEKACEQLKQVLFAP; encoded by the coding sequence ATGCTTCGTCGCTGGCTCGTATCTACTTTAGCAATTTTGTTGAGTATAGTTTTAGTTGCTTGCACCACTGCAAATACTCAGCAACCACAAACCAAAGTGGAAAATACCACTGAGGCGACTAACACGAACTCTCAGCAATTACCAAAAGGTTCTGCGAAAAGAGTGGTTGCTCTTTCTTCTCTATCGGCTGATATTATCTCTCGACTAGATAAAACAAAAATTGTTGGAATCACTGGTAGTAAATTATTTAATAATGACTCCAGATTTAAGGATATTCCCCGCGTTAGCGAAGGTCAAAGTCCGCCAAATTTAGAAAAAGTGGTAGCACTCAAACCAGATTTAGTTATTGGTGCTGAAGGTTTTTCTAATATCCCAATTCAAAGACTTCAGCAACTAGGAATTCCTACTTTGCTCACTAAGGTGAATAGCTGGGAATCTCTAGAAGAAGTTACTAAAACACTTGCTAAATCAATTAATGCTGATCCTCAGCCTTTGTTAAATCGTTACAAAACTTTCTTGCCAGAAAAGCCAACTCAGAGTTTTTCTACTCTAGCACTGGTTAGTCGTCAACCAATTTTAGCGCCGAATAAAAACAGTTGGGCAGGGGATTTGCTAGTAAAATTTCAAGCGAAAAATATAGCAGCAGATTTACAAGGAAAAAGCCCAGTTGGTGGCTACGTGACGCTTTCGGCTGAGAAGGTTTTAGAAGCAAATCCAGAGGTGATAATTTTAGTTAATCCTCCACAAGGAAATTCTGAAGTAGCGCTTTTAGATTCTTTGAAAAAGGAACCTTTTTGGCAGCAATTGCAAGCAACTAAAAATAAGAGAGTTTATGTGTTTGATTATTTTGGTCTGGTGAATCCAGGTAGTATAGATGCAATTGAAAAGGCTTGTGAGCAGCTTAAGCAAGTGTTGTTTGCACCATAG
- a CDS encoding FTR1 family iron permease yields MNFSTALPTFVITLREGVEAALVVGIVLALLKKAKQSRLNSWVYAGVGVGIVVSALIGVLFSWIIQVLGAANPQYTTVVEPALEGVFSVLAIAMLSWMLIWMTKQARFMKATVEGAVTEALTQNSNAGWGVFTLILIAVVREGFETVLFVAANFQQGLMPALGAIAGLVTASAIGVLLFKWGVKINIRQFFQVMGVLLVLIVAGLVVSALKHFDEAVANYALSSRATENLCFYYERFTKVHSCILGPMVSNTSTILPDEQFPGIILKSLFGYRDNLYLVQALGYVTFLLTIGGLYFRSLGGVSPEGKKNIPFGQKPISPAKD; encoded by the coding sequence ATGAATTTTAGTACTGCTCTACCTACTTTTGTAATCACACTGCGAGAAGGAGTGGAAGCTGCCCTTGTTGTTGGCATTGTGCTAGCTTTGCTAAAAAAAGCTAAACAATCTCGACTCAACTCTTGGGTATATGCTGGTGTCGGCGTTGGCATTGTCGTGAGTGCCTTAATAGGTGTGTTATTCAGTTGGATAATTCAAGTACTGGGAGCAGCGAATCCTCAATACACCACCGTAGTTGAGCCAGCGCTAGAAGGTGTGTTTAGTGTATTAGCGATCGCAATGCTCAGTTGGATGCTAATCTGGATGACTAAACAAGCCAGATTCATGAAAGCTACAGTTGAGGGAGCAGTGACAGAAGCGCTGACACAAAACTCAAATGCTGGTTGGGGTGTTTTTACTTTAATTTTAATTGCCGTTGTCCGCGAAGGCTTTGAAACTGTTCTCTTCGTTGCAGCTAATTTTCAACAGGGATTAATGCCAGCGTTGGGCGCTATTGCTGGTTTGGTAACGGCATCCGCCATTGGGGTGCTGCTATTTAAATGGGGTGTTAAAATTAACATCCGCCAGTTTTTCCAGGTAATGGGCGTTTTATTGGTGTTAATTGTGGCTGGATTGGTAGTTTCGGCATTGAAACATTTTGACGAAGCAGTAGCGAACTATGCTCTTAGCAGTCGTGCGACAGAAAACCTTTGTTTCTATTACGAACGTTTTACAAAAGTCCACTCCTGTATTTTGGGGCCAATGGTTTCCAATACTTCCACAATTTTGCCTGATGAACAGTTTCCTGGGATTATTCTGAAGTCTTTATTCGGCTATAGAGACAATCTCTATCTTGTGCAAGCACTGGGATATGTGACATTTTTACTCACCATTGGAGGACTATATTTCCGCAGCCTTGGGGGTGTTTCTCCTGAAGGTAAAAAGAATATCCCCTTTGGTCAAAAACCAATTAGTCCTGCAAAAGATTAA
- a CDS encoding ferritin-like domain-containing protein — protein MQELDHKKTIDLLNAIMEFELAGVVRYTHYSLMVTGPNRIPIVAFFKAQASESLLHAEQVGEILTGLDGHPSLKIAPMEETYQHKVKDILEESLSHEKKALELYKKLLETVTNASIYLEEFARGMIGQEEMHNLELKKMLRDFS, from the coding sequence ATGCAAGAACTTGACCATAAAAAGACCATTGACCTGCTGAACGCCATCATGGAATTTGAACTAGCAGGGGTAGTGCGCTACACACATTATTCTTTGATGGTAACTGGCCCTAACCGTATTCCAATCGTGGCTTTTTTCAAAGCACAGGCAAGTGAGTCTTTACTTCATGCCGAACAAGTAGGAGAAATTCTCACCGGTTTAGATGGGCATCCCTCCCTGAAAATTGCCCCAATGGAAGAAACCTACCAGCATAAAGTCAAGGATATCTTGGAAGAAAGCTTATCCCATGAAAAAAAGGCATTGGAACTTTATAAAAAATTGCTCGAAACTGTCACCAATGCCAGCATTTATCTTGAAGAATTCGCTCGCGGTATGATTGGACAAGAAGAGATGCATAATCTCGAACTGAAAAAGATGCTACGCGATTTTAGTTAA
- a CDS encoding helix-hairpin-helix domain-containing protein, with product MIKLRYICLTAAATLIVTLSSCSSTPTAENPSAPVTSPQATEAVSSNSHSGHGGKEKININTAILSELDKFEAKLGVPALSNKIQASRPYGSPEDLVTKKVITQEQFDQIKDQVGVQEVVLTGEAKDVDYMSKLGLMKGHLLVAQELLDQNQPKQAEPHIGHPVEEIYVDVEEQLNERKVKEFKTTLVSLQDLVKSSPKDSKVKTNFTSSVQAVDGAIAALPADERSKPAFVLQVINELLDSANSEYGAAIADGKITAPIEYQDSRGFVVYANDLYKGISSQVAQADPEAHKAIDASFAELIKVWPTAIPPAKAVKTPNDVTKLVKTIEENSQKVVDKSNTQEQR from the coding sequence ATGATAAAACTTCGTTATATCTGTTTAACAGCGGCAGCAACCTTAATAGTTACCTTGAGTTCCTGTAGTAGTACACCAACCGCAGAAAACCCATCAGCACCAGTTACTAGTCCGCAAGCTACAGAGGCAGTAAGTAGTAACAGTCATAGTGGTCACGGTGGCAAAGAAAAAATAAACATTAACACTGCCATCTTGTCAGAATTGGATAAGTTTGAAGCCAAGCTAGGTGTTCCGGCATTATCGAACAAAATCCAGGCAAGTCGTCCTTATGGGAGTCCAGAAGATTTAGTTACTAAAAAAGTAATTACTCAAGAGCAGTTCGACCAAATTAAAGACCAGGTTGGTGTTCAAGAAGTTGTACTCACAGGTGAGGCAAAAGATGTTGACTATATGTCTAAATTAGGCTTAATGAAAGGGCATCTTTTGGTAGCACAAGAACTTCTAGATCAGAATCAGCCGAAGCAAGCAGAACCTCATATAGGACATCCGGTTGAAGAAATTTACGTTGATGTAGAAGAACAATTGAATGAGCGCAAAGTTAAAGAATTTAAGACAACTTTGGTGAGTTTGCAAGATTTAGTGAAATCTAGTCCGAAGGATAGCAAAGTTAAAACTAATTTTACTTCTTCAGTGCAAGCAGTTGACGGAGCGATCGCAGCTTTGCCAGCAGACGAACGCTCAAAACCAGCTTTTGTGCTACAGGTAATTAACGAATTGCTAGATTCAGCTAACTCCGAATATGGCGCTGCGATCGCAGATGGTAAAATAACCGCACCAATTGAGTATCAAGACTCCCGTGGTTTTGTCGTTTACGCCAATGATTTATACAAAGGAATTTCTAGTCAAGTAGCTCAAGCAGATCCCGAAGCACACAAAGCGATCGATGCTAGTTTCGCTGAACTCATAAAAGTTTGGCCCACCGCCATCCCACCAGCAAAAGCAGTCAAAACACCTAATGATGTTACCAAACTCGTGAAAACCATTGAGGAAAACTCTCAAAAAGTCGTTGACAAATCCAATACCCAAGAACAGCGATAA
- a CDS encoding multicopper oxidase domain-containing protein, with protein MPNNSALGNGKPWSRRQLMKLGLAGAGVTGAAGLWQMLNLQSQTIVKVPPLNIEAPDDVTNPMRMLRDFDYGTVKQENGRTIREFQLTAGTSIIKLNTAVSYNIWDLNGRIPGPTLRAKQGDRIRVLFLNNAGHSHSLHFHGVHPAEMDGVRPISNGKATIYEFDAEPYGVHLYHCHIEPVTRHIAKGLYGMFIIDPPTPRPPADEIVLVMGGYDVNDDSHNDYYAFNGLPHYYMHHPIGIYKDQLIRLYVLNIIEYDPAVTFHLHANFFDVYRYGMTMTPSEKTDVITMGVAERHILEFAFRYPGKYMFHPHQDAIAENGCMGQFDVLTERISQNPVKNS; from the coding sequence ATGCCCAACAACTCCGCTCTGGGTAACGGAAAACCGTGGAGCCGCCGTCAATTAATGAAGCTGGGCCTAGCAGGTGCTGGAGTAACTGGTGCAGCTGGACTTTGGCAGATGCTCAATCTACAAAGTCAGACAATCGTCAAAGTGCCACCGCTCAATATAGAAGCACCAGACGACGTTACTAATCCGATGAGGATGTTAAGGGATTTTGATTATGGGACGGTGAAGCAAGAAAATGGGCGGACTATCCGGGAATTTCAGTTAACTGCGGGTACTTCCATCATAAAGCTCAATACTGCTGTCTCTTACAACATCTGGGATTTAAACGGTCGGATACCAGGGCCAACGCTACGGGCAAAACAGGGCGATCGCATCCGAGTACTATTTCTCAACAACGCGGGACATTCTCACTCTTTGCATTTTCATGGCGTTCATCCAGCAGAAATGGATGGTGTTCGCCCAATCAGCAACGGCAAAGCCACGATTTATGAATTTGATGCTGAACCTTATGGCGTTCACCTATACCACTGCCATATTGAACCAGTCACCCGCCACATCGCTAAGGGGCTGTACGGAATGTTCATCATCGATCCACCTACTCCCCGTCCCCCGGCTGATGAAATTGTATTAGTGATGGGCGGGTATGACGTGAATGATGATAGCCATAATGACTATTACGCCTTCAATGGTCTGCCTCACTATTACATGCATCATCCCATTGGGATTTACAAAGATCAGTTGATTCGGCTGTATGTCCTCAACATCATTGAATACGATCCGGCAGTGACGTTTCATCTCCACGCCAACTTCTTTGATGTCTATCGCTACGGCATGACTATGACTCCTAGTGAGAAAACTGATGTGATTACGATGGGTGTAGCAGAAAGGCACATCTTAGAATTTGCTTTTCGCTATCCAGGTAAGTATATGTTCCATCCCCATCAAGATGCGATCGCAGAAAACGGTTGTATGGGTCAATTTGACGTACTTACTGAGAGGATCTCCCAAAATCCTGTGAAAAATTCCTGA
- the cofH gene encoding 7,8-didemethyl-8-hydroxy-5-deazariboflavin synthase subunit CofH yields the protein MLTKIAVEKILERALMGYDLSPEEGVVLLQQTDPEAIAAIRTTSDTLRQIQAGDTVTYIINRNINFTNICEQHCSFCAFRRDDGDTDAYWLDSAQILEKATDAVRRGATEICMQGGLNPQALINGKSLPYYVKVVETIKQEFPQIHLHAFSPQEVQFIARLDGLEYADVITALRDAGVGSMPGTAAEVLDDEVRRILCPEKINTATWLEIVSTAHKLGLHTTSTMLSGHIETHEQQIGHLEKLRSLQKTAINQGYPARITEFILLPFVGQEAPKSLRRRVGRDQPVLSDALLLGAVARIYLGNWIPNHQQSWVKLGLAGATEALVWGCNDIGGTLMEEHITTMAGALGGTCMEVETLETAIASLGRPYQQRETLYQKVISH from the coding sequence ATGCTCACAAAAATTGCTGTTGAAAAGATTCTGGAACGTGCCTTGATGGGGTACGACTTATCTCCTGAAGAGGGAGTGGTATTGTTACAACAAACTGACCCGGAGGCGATCGCAGCAATACGTACTACATCCGATACACTCCGCCAAATACAGGCAGGCGATACTGTCACCTATATAATTAACCGTAATATCAACTTTACTAACATTTGTGAGCAGCACTGTAGTTTTTGTGCTTTTCGTCGAGATGATGGTGATACCGATGCATACTGGTTAGATTCGGCGCAAATTTTGGAAAAAGCAACAGATGCGGTGCGGCGAGGTGCGACGGAAATCTGTATGCAAGGGGGATTAAATCCGCAAGCACTGATAAATGGCAAATCTTTGCCCTATTATGTCAAGGTTGTAGAAACAATTAAACAGGAATTTCCCCAGATACATCTCCACGCATTCTCTCCCCAGGAAGTGCAATTTATCGCCAGACTTGACGGACTTGAGTATGCTGATGTGATTACTGCTTTGCGCGATGCTGGTGTTGGCTCAATGCCGGGAACAGCAGCGGAAGTGTTAGACGATGAAGTAAGACGAATACTATGTCCAGAGAAGATTAATACAGCCACTTGGCTAGAAATTGTCAGCACCGCTCATAAATTAGGATTGCATACCACTAGCACCATGTTATCTGGGCATATTGAAACCCACGAACAGCAAATCGGGCATTTAGAAAAATTGCGATCGCTCCAAAAAACCGCCATCAATCAGGGATATCCAGCAAGGATCACAGAGTTTATTTTATTACCCTTCGTTGGGCAAGAAGCGCCCAAATCCTTACGTCGCCGTGTGGGACGCGATCAACCAGTTTTGAGTGATGCACTACTCTTAGGGGCTGTGGCGCGGATTTACTTAGGTAATTGGATTCCCAACCATCAGCAGAGTTGGGTAAAACTGGGGCTTGCAGGTGCGACGGAAGCCTTAGTTTGGGGTTGCAACGATATCGGTGGCACATTGATGGAGGAACACATCACCACAATGGCCGGTGCTTTGGGTGGTACGTGTATGGAAGTGGAAACTTTGGAAACTGCGATCGCATCTTTAGGACGACCTTACCAACAACGGGAGACTCTTTATCAAAAAGTCATTAGTCATTAG
- the psb27 gene encoding photosystem II protein Psb27, whose protein sequence is MHMKRYWSRLLALVLVVAIGLMGCSGSPDSLSGDYRQDTLAVVNIMRQALELSEDSPDKAAIQAEARQKINDFSARYQRANSVSGLGSFTTIRTALNSLAGHYSSYPNRPVPEKLKNRLEKELQQVETALNRGG, encoded by the coding sequence ATGCATATGAAGCGCTATTGGTCGCGTTTGCTTGCACTGGTTTTGGTTGTAGCTATCGGCTTAATGGGCTGTTCTGGTAGTCCAGATAGTTTAAGTGGAGATTATCGCCAAGACACCTTGGCTGTAGTCAATATCATGAGACAAGCTTTAGAACTATCAGAAGATTCGCCAGACAAAGCAGCAATTCAAGCAGAAGCGCGTCAAAAAATAAATGACTTTTCAGCTCGTTACCAACGGGCTAACTCTGTTTCTGGTCTTGGCTCCTTTACAACCATACGAACAGCCCTCAATTCCCTGGCTGGACATTACAGTTCTTACCCAAACCGTCCCGTACCCGAAAAACTCAAAAATCGTCTAGAGAAAGAGTTACAGCAGGTAGAGACGGCACTGAATCGTGGCGGCTAA
- a CDS encoding family 10 glycosylhydrolase, producing the protein MSNRPLNVGRSTLLFWRRLFAVVFTSSSLLPNFGSQPARAQVTEYCQLSSAAAQEKENLRLSALKGNQNAQTRYQNILQKQAQELKNCRTRTWPQVQALWLRLYPCDIQPGAIDQVMDRIVNRGYNQVYLEVFYDGQVLLPATANPTAWPSVIRTPGAENIDILATAIKKGRERGLKVYAWMFTNNFGYTYAQRPDREEAIARNGKGQTSLYVVDNGSQLFIDPYNTQAKRDYYQLVQEVLRRRPDGLLLDYVRYPRQAGSDSIATKVSDLWLFSPAIQEALFKRAQNYKGLDLIRRFLRKGFVTGTDITEVDKLYPQEGEPLWQGRITTPAQKSIQSATDRQPILQWELWQLTVAHAMQGILDFVTIASYPAKQQGVSTGVVFFPDGNQTVGQGYDSRLQPWDRFPTTLEWHPMSYGTCGNVSCIVAQVQRVLSMTKPGTQVIPALAGKWGESISNRPSLEAQMQALRKFSPQLKGVSHFAYSWQYPQHDNDRKFCRVK; encoded by the coding sequence ATGTCTAACCGTCCCTTGAACGTTGGAAGATCAACATTATTATTTTGGCGGCGCCTATTCGCTGTTGTTTTTACTAGTAGTTCTTTGCTTCCCAACTTTGGGAGTCAACCAGCAAGGGCGCAAGTAACTGAGTATTGTCAGTTATCATCAGCGGCGGCGCAAGAAAAAGAAAACTTACGTTTATCAGCCCTCAAAGGCAACCAAAATGCTCAAACGCGTTACCAAAATATATTACAAAAACAAGCACAGGAATTAAAGAATTGCCGCACTCGGACTTGGCCGCAAGTCCAAGCCCTCTGGTTGCGCTTGTATCCTTGTGACATTCAGCCAGGAGCAATTGATCAGGTTATGGATCGGATTGTTAACCGTGGCTATAACCAAGTTTATTTAGAAGTATTTTACGACGGTCAGGTATTATTACCAGCAACAGCTAACCCAACAGCTTGGCCTTCTGTGATTCGCACTCCAGGAGCAGAAAACATCGATATACTCGCCACAGCAATTAAAAAAGGTCGGGAACGTGGTTTAAAAGTCTACGCCTGGATGTTTACCAATAATTTCGGCTATACTTACGCCCAGCGTCCAGATAGAGAAGAAGCGATCGCTCGTAATGGCAAAGGTCAAACGAGCCTATATGTCGTAGATAACGGTTCTCAACTATTTATCGACCCCTACAACACGCAAGCGAAACGCGATTACTACCAATTAGTACAAGAAGTTTTGCGTCGTCGCCCAGATGGCTTGCTATTGGACTACGTGCGTTATCCCCGACAAGCTGGAAGTGATTCTATCGCCACCAAAGTTTCAGATTTATGGCTCTTTAGTCCAGCAATCCAAGAAGCTTTATTTAAACGGGCACAAAATTATAAAGGGTTGGACTTAATTCGCCGCTTTTTGAGGAAGGGATTCGTCACTGGCACAGATATCACGGAAGTCGATAAACTTTATCCCCAGGAAGGAGAACCCCTCTGGCAAGGACGTATTACCACACCAGCGCAAAAATCAATCCAGTCTGCAACCGATAGACAACCAATTTTACAATGGGAGTTGTGGCAGCTTACCGTTGCCCACGCTATGCAAGGAATTCTAGATTTTGTCACCATAGCTAGTTACCCAGCAAAGCAGCAAGGTGTTTCCACAGGAGTGGTGTTTTTCCCCGATGGCAATCAAACTGTAGGACAAGGGTATGATTCCCGTTTGCAGCCTTGGGATCGATTCCCTACTACATTAGAGTGGCATCCAATGTCTTATGGAACTTGCGGTAACGTTAGTTGTATTGTGGCGCAAGTACAGCGAGTTTTGAGTATGACTAAACCGGGTACTCAAGTCATCCCAGCTTTAGCCGGCAAATGGGGAGAATCGATCAGCAATCGTCCATCCCTGGAAGCGCAAATGCAGGCACTTCGCAAATTTTCTCCCCAATTAAAGGGAGTCAGCCATTTTGCCTATTCTTGGCAATACCCTCAGCATGATAACGATCGCAAATTCTGTCGAGTCAAGTAG